The sequence ACAGAGTGATTGGGTATTATAGTTTCTATTAGGAAAATCCATTACGTTTGATAAATACccataaaatgagatgtaaaataaaataattgtgcATACGATATAGAAAACTGATCCTAGGATTAAAGACCACATTTTTCAGTCAGAAAACGAGGCAAGTGAGTCAAATATAAGGCAATCCTGTACCAGAAATGCATGTGCCTAAAGTACTCTCTAGCTTTAGGcatgaaattaaagaattaaaggaCATATTCTTgtctattattaaaaaatccTAGAGGCATAGGCATTGACTGCAATTTCCAAGAGAAGATAAAACATAGAGACCGCTCACAACATACCTTTTATAACAGTTCCAAGCAGAGAGGGAATCACCACATTTTGAACCATATCCAACTCTATCGAAGAATTTTTAGAGTTTTCAGGTATACTGACAACGATACAGCAAGGATCCTTATCTTTCTCATGTGTGTCAGCTTCAGAACAGTTCCTGTCATTTCATCAGCCAAGTCAAAAAGGATGAAAAGCTCCAGGCAGGATTCGATAATGTTCTCATAGATGAATAGCACCTCAAATCTCCCATGAATTATAGATACAGCAAGTTGCAAAAATCATTTTGCTAAGATGACTTGAATGAATAAggtgcaaaaataaaatgtacagCAACAGTAGAAGTATTGAAGTAGGGACTTCAAGAAATCAACCCAGCCAAGAGATGGAGGGAGTAAGTTAAAAACCTTTAGAGTACAACAGTGAATTGATCTTGTCACACCcagttaatttgaattttttctattaataCATTTCCTGAATAAAAGGCAGAAATTTATGCATGAATGGAATTTAACTCGTAAAAAGACAATTGGACACTTCAAAAAGTTCAGAACTTAAGCAAAAAGTGGTTCTAGTGAAGAGATTTTAAGAGCCTCATTAGGGACCTATCCACTTGTAAAATAGTAACTGGGAACTACTATGCAAGTTGATAGAAGGAAAAGTATATCCCATTAAAGACACAACCAAGCTCAACTGGAGAAAATTTCTTCACTTTCATaactcaaatattaaaatagatagGCAGCAATATAACAGAAAAGTAAACTAAAACTAAATACAAATTAACGTCCTAAACTTTTTCCTATAATATGGAGTATAGAACATACTCCCAagtatatatggatataacaaTACAATCTTCAGCAGTTAAGAAGTAAATCCATAAACGGATAAATAAACCCTTGGTAAGATCAACTAAAATACCTAAGGAGGAATAGCTTACCTGTTCATTATCTGCAACTttgaaaaatttgtttttgactCTGTTTGGGCAGACTTACACCGTAGATGAAGGGAATCAATTATAGAATGCACATttagtcttcttcttctcagtATGTCCTGAAAGGTATTATAAACTTATAACAGAGAATCAAATATGTGTAAGCAAAGAAACTTTATAACTTTCCAGATTATACTACCTTGCATATatgaaagtggcaaacccaagGACTGAGACATGTCTTGCTTCCGGTCTGTGGTGAGAACCTTATACCAGCAGAGAACAAGTGacttttaaacttttttgccccaaaaaaataataaaaaataaaagagtccACCAACCTTAATGCAAAGgttcaagaaagaaaaagaactaagcaaatataaataaaatagaaactaaCATTATCATGACAGTAGAAACAACTTCTGAAAATATTAGTCCCTCCAAATGATCCTTGACCTCTAACGCTCCATACTCAAAACCATGTCTCTGTCTTCCAAGTTCCTCAGACAGATATAGTGACATAGTTTGGTCAGCACTACTTTTTTTTGAGCCGCATTCCAAGACTCTCTGTATGATGAAATCACTCAACATCAGGCAGGCATTTCCAGAACAGTACAGTAATTGCATTTACTCAACTAACAATTATATCAAGCGCCCTAGCATTTCCAACTCAGAGTAACATTTACATCACTTAAAAACGTGGAATCTTTTGTTTTGCTTGCATATCTAGAACACGGAAATGCTATCATTTCTCAGCCCCTACTATAGATTTTTTGCTATCATTACAATAGCTCTGAATGTTCCATCCCCACTTCGCTCCCCCTCCCTCCCCAGGCAGGgccaagaaaaaggaaatatatCATATCTTGTGCGAGAAAACTTAATAATACATTCCAGCAATACAAGTGTTAAGGTATGTGTTATTACTAGTAGAGTAAATACATGCATTTCCTACCAGAACTCATTCACCATAGaatcaattataattttgaaaatccaCCCTTGTGGATGttaaaaagaaagcaaatatgTTGGTCCATCCTATAATAAATATCACCCAACCTTCTCTTCATCATGCCAttctttctttgtttcatttttttttttattttttttatttactcatTTAGTGATCTTTATGAAGGGGGAAGTGGAGGGGAAGGGTTGGTGGGGTCTAGGGAGTACTGGAGTGGAAATGTGGAAGAAAGAATAGTGCTTTCTGACGTACTTCTTAAAATTGTTGAAAATGTTGATTTGGCGGTAAATTtccaaattgttttaaaaatgaaaaatgattgTCATTATAGTCATTGGCCTTCCAGTGAAACATATAATAGTAAGTTCAATTGAGAGGCTACCTCATGACTTCCCCCAAAAGAAGCAATGAAGCAATTTATATAGTtgcatgagagagagagagagagagagagaggaagcaCCTTCAGATTTAGCAGAGGAGAAGTTTCAAGTACACTTATTGGCTGATCCAAAGCACTGTATGCAGCTTCAGAAATGGCACAAGCAGACAATGAACCAACAGGTTCACTACCTAATACACTGCAAACCGGAACATCACTGCTATAAGCAAACTGAACAAGCTGGTTCCCATACGCATTTCTCACCGTTCCATCATAAGCAGCATACAAATCACGCAAGAAGTACATAAGCCTTCGGTGCAGAGTCCCAGGAAGTTCAGCATTGTCACTGAAAGAACTATCTCTACATGTAACTGAATGAACAAAACATTCTAATGGATTTAAGCCAGAGAGGAAAGAACTTTCAACGACGGCACAAGGGATGTAAGACTTGCAATATTTAGGAGAAGCATCCACCTTTTGGGTTAAACCACATGCCTTGTGATTATTCCACGCAATACATGAGAGCTGATGGGGAAGCCCAAATGATAAAGGAATCAGGGAATGTTGCAAGCCAAGACACATGCAATTTTGAACTAATTTCAGCAAATTCCCTTTGCTTCCAGCCTTAAACATAACCATCAGGGAATTGTCTTTACCTCCATATTTGTAGGCCAAACTTTGAATATCCCTAAACACTTGCTTGAAAGCATCAATAGAAACTTGGCTAAGTTCAGCCGATGTCTGCTTCTTATAGAGCAAGTATTCCATCTGAATAGAAACATTCCGTTGATTATCCTCTGTATTATTCTCTATTAGGAATTCCTGAAAATAATTGACTAGCCGTTTGAACGCACAGGTCTGCTCAGCTTCTTGCAGACCAAAGAAGATTTCATCCATCATCTTTTCCCGTGAGTGTGAGTCAGCAGTGAGGTATAAATCTGCGAGAGAAACACTCAAGCCCCTCATTGACAACCATTCACAAAGAACTTCCTGAGCAGCATGCAAGATGTCAATTACATGACCGAGGCAATATTTTATAAGACTTTGGAAAAGGTTGCCATCTATATCACGCAACCAAGAAGATCCTTCAGAAAAAGACACAAGCTCCCCATTTCTAATACAAACACCATTTGAAGCATCAACATAATCAAAGCCTGAAGGCAGGAGCATGCTGAACAATTGCTTTCCAGTCCAAACTGGACCATCAAGTGACGGAGCTTTAATAATTGCTGGCAACATCCGTTGATGCAAACAGAACATTTCGAGCTGTTGCATttcaaaaagattcaaaagtaCACTATCCTCCATTATCAAATGAGCAGCAGTTAAACTGTCTTGACTAAATGAAAGCAGGTTCCTACCACTTTGCCTATTAGTTAATTGCCTGTCTAAAGCAACAAGCTCCCTGAGCTCAACTCTGGTATCAACCGATTGAGGGACATAGCCATGAAGGCAATCACCATCAAAATCACCACGAAAAGGAGAGCAGCATATTGGGTTTATTGATACAACAGATGTTATTGGAAGTACCTTAACAGATAGAGCTATAAGGGAATGCTGATGTATGGAAGGAGGCctatttatcaacaaaatatcTCCATCACTTAGAGGCCTATAAATAGTGTCCCCTATATGCAGTTCATCGGTAGGGCGTACACGGaccaatttattatttcttcgAACATAGATCTCTCCCTTCTCAATAAGGCGTAAATTCCAACAGCCATCCGACTTGTCCAAGTTCCATCTGTTCAAACGCTCGGAAACATGCATTCTCTCTGCAATATGACATGGTATGCCAATTTCATTGAGCTTTATGTTTGGATCACCAACAACAACCATGCGGAAACAATGATCACTTCGCTTCCCAAGGATCACATCTTTGATCCACCTCAAACCACATGTTTTAGAAGGAGAATCTCTAATGCTTTTTTGCTGGCCAATAACCAAATCTTTACTTGGATTTGGTCCTATGCTTAGCTGTGATGTGAGTTAGAAGCATTATCATAAGCAGGAAGCTTAACGTTTAAGTATTTAACCAAGATTTgcaaaaatagaagaaaaaaaaattattattaaaaaaaaaaagatatctcGCCTTGGAAATTTTTAGACAGTCTAAAACACGAGAACCCAAATCATTTGCTGCTCCTCTAAAATCAACTAATTTTTTATATGCCCTCGTCCGCTCATCCTAAAACCATTAACCAGGTACAGTGAGCAcaagagaaaataaatgaataaaagtatatcaaaatatatgatTATCATATACTAAAGAAATCAACCAAGAAGTAGAGAGATGAAAATATTTCCTTACAAAAATCAATCGTTGCCCATTAGaaaatgaatttataaattCTGTCACACGATGAGAATTTGGAGTTACAGGGAAACAGTTGAGAAAAAGTGAATCTGTCCTtgcaacatatttttttatgaagtcAGGATCAATGGCATTCAACAAATAATGGACCTGGACAAAGAAGAGATCATCAAGAATTTTATCAGTTTagctaagaaaagaaaagttagaTAGTAATATAATAACCATCAACTATAAACAAGCTAACTTCGTAAAGACGATTTGTAAGAAAACAAAGAggccaaattttcaataaattgatttggcAGCTCTACACCTTTAACTAAATCCATTAGAAGCCATATAATTAAGTTTCTATGtgctttattataaataaaaggcACTAAAAACtagatgaaaagaaaaaaaaaatcaagtatgTGCAAAATCCTAACTTCAAATGGACAAGCACTTGAATGCTCTAACAGATCCATATCAAAACAGTCAAAGAAATGTATATCACACACAATCTCACATGTATACATGCATTTATGCAGAATTTTGCTTTCTTAATAGGATTTGTAAGCATAAGTACATCTTTGTGCATAAATTGTGATAAGCAAGTACCTAATTGGTACTTAGTTTTACAAAAgttgaccaaaaaaatttttatctcCAGCAAAATACCATAATGAAAATAACAACATTCACCATAATCCAGAATGAATGCTCAAAATTGCCATGTGCACTTGTAAAGAAGCCAAGCTACCTGGGCATGTGAAAGAACTCTCTTGTTTGGTTTCATACAACTTTCTTCTTGTTGTGCATCCTTTGGAATGAAGTCCCAAAAATCATCTGTACTCTTGAATTTCTCTAGCAATTTGTCATTTACCTCTACTGTAATTGTACTTCTGCTAAAAAGATCTTTTGAGGAAACTTTAAACTTCATGGTCGATGAACTTCCCTGTTGATTGATTATAACAAGATTTATGAACCCATAAAACTAAATGAGGACAGAAAATTAACTTAATGGCCCAACAAACTTACAATGCAATAGCTGCAACCTGTTGGCTGATGATAACCAGTTATGGAATTAGGGCCCTGCTGCACGCACAATAAGAAATATTAAGAACTAAAGAAATAAACACCATCACCAACAAGCATAAAAATAGAATACGAAAAGTCTCAACATCATATTTTCTGCATATTAAAATCTAACTAGAGATGCATACCCCTCTTCCTGAGTACAAGAAAACAGAATATTTCACCATATTTGATGATCTATAACCACAATATATGTCATTTAAAGAATGATAACATTGCACAAGTGGAATCAAGTGGAGAATGGAATGAATAATTGATTCTAGTGTTTGATTGACACACAGAATCAAGGTATTAATGGTGACTGATTCCACTATGGCATTTGATTaaccaaataaaatacatatcgAGCATGGAGAGAGAAGAGAGTGCAAAAAGTAGAAACAACTAAAGAGGAAATAAAACAGAGAAAGGAAATAAGTGGTTAGATAAAATTGACGGCAGAAATAGCATTTCTTTTTTCAGAAAAAGACATATCCCATTGAAAACTGAAGTATGTTCCACTCCCCTTAACCTTGATGGTTAGATATTGTTATTCCCACATCAATAACAAAGGTTCAAGGTAGCAAatggagagaaaaaagaaggttACATGCAGATAATAAGGATCCTCTCTTTCCTTCTACActgacaaaatatataatttgaaaggaaaataaagtaaaaaaatatgaagCTTACTAGAattcaaaatcataaaaaatctaaaaaaaatatatatacttgttaaCAAAAATGCAACAACAGCTCCATCGAACCAAATtaattctgaaaaaaaaaaaaaaaaaaaaaaaaaaaacaaacaaacaaacttttTTCTCAATAGAAAAAATGATAATGCTAAGATACTTTATCAGTTTATCAATATAACTTAGATAGTGTGACATACTTGACCTTGACCTGACGACTTTGCCTAGTAGATTTACATCTTGGGCAAATCTTGTTTAGAATTTGTACAACTTCCGATAGGAAGTAGGGATGGAGTATAGTGAATGGAAATTTGATGTGCCCAAAATGACCTAAAATGATCAGAGCATGTTAGATCAATTTCCATAAGCAACATTAGAAAGAGAAACTTGCTTTTACACAACATGACCATCCACACCTTCACAAGACTTCAAATCACTTGCACCACATGTAGAGCACTGAGAAGATGGATTTGGGACACCCAACCTAGGATCGGTGACTCCATTGGCAGCATCTATAGATATAACAGACATCTTCTcctgttcccaaaaaaaaaaaaatatatatatatatatatatattgaaatttcacTAATTTAGCAAATGTGTCCTAGCATATTCAAAACACCTAACCAATTAtctcaacaacaacaatatgtCACATACACATGCTATTAAGAAGAAATATGATAATAAGCAAACAccttaaaaataaagaacaaatggcattaaaaatataaatttaaacatgGAAAGGGTTCAGATATCAACTGTAACTTCAGGAATAAGTAGCTAAACCAATAAGAGCAGTACAACTAACTATAAAATAAGGGAGCAGCAACAGAACATGTGTCAGAGTAACTTGTTCTAAATTAACATATAAATGGGAATCTGAACCAAAATACAGGGTAAATATACCAacttaacataaaaaataaaaaaaataaaaaaactcattttctttcaaaattttagagGAACAGCCAAATATGTTTAGACACAGAGGGTTATGCATATGCTGCAAGTATATACATAGTTGTATGTTGATATCTGTGTGTTTTAATGGATAACAATACAGACACAAACACCGAGAGAGCAAGCGcacgcgagagagagagagagagagagagagagagagaagtcacAAATCTGTAGACTAACAAAGTAGATCTTGGAAGGGACCCCAATCTATCCAAATGAGTGATTTAAACTTAAGGGTAGCTTATAAAGCATGGTAAAGCAACTTGCATTGGTCCTAGAGCCTAGGCAGTTTGCCAATAGTGGGTCGAGAGTGTCTCACATCCCAAACTCACCTCTATCTAATGTctaatttttttcccaataagAGGGCAGTTGCATATTACCTACCAGCAGTCTACCAAAGTTGTGAGATCATTTAAAAGTTCAATCCACATAGACAATCAAGTTTATATTGAAACTAGAAATGAAACATCaacctgaaaaaaaataaataaataaatccgcTGCTGGCTTCCCCAACCTCATACTCATCCTAACCCAAAATTATCTTAATCCCAATTTACTCTCTATGGGAGTTGGTTAGAGGAAGTCAGCCAATTGTCCGCCCATTGACATTAATAGAAATCTTACATCCTTTcttcttttaaatatatatacacatacacatacatacatatatatatatatatacacatacacatacatatatatatatatatatatatacacacatacacacacacatattagtACAAAAATCTAATGAAATGCAAGGAAGtgactttatttaattttcacttTCGAAACTAGAAACTAAACAGCAGACTTATTATTCAAGAATAGAAAAGTTCTTACAGTGTCTGCCTGAGTTGAAACATAAAAGGTTAGGCCATCTATGAGAGCCAATGGAACCTGATCATCCTCGTAGAATTCACTGCCCATGGCGTTTGATAATCTAAAACCTTCACAAACAATCAAGCCACCTGCACATTAGCCAGGACATTAAGAAAAACAGTACACAACTGCAAAATTTCACTAgactaaatattatatatatatttccctcGTGGGCAGGGGGAAGAAGGATATGATGATGACTTTCCATTACAAACTTGATATCAGGTCTAAGCATAACTAACCTGAACCACTTACCTGATAAATACAAAGGTGAATAGGGGAAGTCATAAATGACCAAAACTgtcaaaataatttaagcatttataatttatgatcTTTTCTTAATAAATAGATGGATCTAACCATTTGATGTATTGAACTTTCAAACTTATTGGTTGTGAAAGTCCTTTCTAACTAAGGTCCTCTTTGTCCATTTGTTAAGAGTCAGCCTATTGAACTTTCTGTCTCCAGAATTTCAGTTATGCCATTTAaagtttctttatttatcaGCCAAAAATACTCATATTATCTTTTCCTAAATGTCCACATAGAAAAATAAACGAGTACAGATCATAAATGATTATTGACGAAGCCTGAGTGTGAGGTAAATAAACatgtacaaacaaaatatttcgCGTTAATCTGCTCAATTGCATAATTACGGCCTCATAGAAGAAACACAGCTTCAGACGAGtaaccttaaaaataaaaagctcattccaattaattaatttgaaagattctggaaataaatttttacttaaCATATAGAAGGTCAGTGGCTAAATATAGACTACATATCCCATATAAAGATCAaaaagaataatgaaaaaaatatatgatctaTAAACTATTTATCTTTGCCTTTTATAGAAATCATGTCAACAGCTTGAGGTAAAGCCGCAAAACATACAAACTACAAGGGGTACAAATGTGAACACAACTATAGAACCAATGGCATAAAAGTTGTGGTTCCACACAGATACAGTGTGGCAGACatcaatatttccaaaattatcCTGTCTGATACAAAGTCACCAAGAACaaggctttctttttctttttttagaaaaCGAGAAAAAGTTACTAGTACAATTGGACGTGTATAAATTTACTCATTTCTATTCTCTTGAAGAATACATGGTCATGTCTGTAGTCATCACTAGTCTCTAAACAACTTTCCACAGAAGCACATAAAGGTAGTAACAATAGATAAAATACAGTGCCAACTTTCTTGGAATACTTGTGATTTGCGACCGCTTAATTAAGGTAATGCCAAGGTCAATAAAAGTCcatataacataattttttaaattgaatagaGCATCCACCAATCATGAAAATGAACCAGATGCCAGCAATCAACAGAGGTCAACTAGGAAATATTAGTTACATAAAATCCTATTAAGGATGTTAAATGCAATGTCAATAGAAGAGTAGTGCCATAGATGAAAAAATTGTCTGCATCATAGCTGGATAATACAACACCTAGACATGGAAAAATTAAGCATCAATGCCAAAGTTGATAAATGTTAACACAATTTTCAAAAAGAACATAGCATCCATTCCAATCATGAAAACGAACGAGATACCATCTAATCAACTGAGGTCAACTGGGAAATATTAGTTACAAAGAACCCCTATTAAAGATATTAAATGTGATGTCAATAGGAGACTAGCTGAATAACAAAACATGCCATATACGACAACATCATCTGCACCTTACGAAAATTATCAACATGGCCATGGGATTTAGTTTTgaaactcaaaatatcacaaTATGCACAGACCGATATAGCCTGCAACTTGAAAAAATGAGCTCATTCCTAAATTGTTCAGAACCAAAAAACCAACCATACATGAGCACTGTTTGATCAATCAATTATAAGACACAACATAACTTTAGTGTCTACATGGAAGTTAGAATTATGAAATCATAAAGCCAGTTGTGTGACCATCAACCCATTATAAGGAGTCCGAACTCTTCCCTGTTAGTTGACCAAAAAGCAGTTTGCAATATCGCCGTTATCATAATTGGCAGATGACCCATTCTAGAAACATAATTCCCTGCTTTCACTATCTCAAAGTCCAAACACAAACACATCTTTTCATgtatgaactctctctctctctcccccccccaccccccccgcGCGGCCCCCCCCTCTccccctttatatatatatatatatatatatatatgtatgtatcatGTATGTACCAAGAAAACAACATTATCGCCTTAAACCGGAAAAATTTAACACAGCCATCGATTAGAACTATCAGAAACATAAAATTTCTATTCACATTATGTAAAATACATTCTTTAACCCCTTGAGATGAAAAAGAACATGCATGACACTGATCATACAAAACTTTCAAGCAATATAACAAAAACCAATCAATTTCACAAGAACCAGCAATCCAAACGCCAAATAAAAAATCCCCAATCAAGCAAAATAAAACCTAGAAAAGCATATTAAAACCATTCAAAACTAAACCGCCCCAGCCAAAATAATGAAGAAACAGAACATGATCATCATACATTACTAAGCATATACCAGTAAACATTACAAACGCACAAAAAATCTTAacgatttgaaaaaataaaaccgaaaaaaataccaacttttctgaaaaaaagaaaaaaaaagaaaatgctacCTTTA comes from Ziziphus jujuba cultivar Dongzao chromosome 6, ASM3175591v1 and encodes:
- the LOC107434888 gene encoding DNA-directed RNA polymerase IV subunit 1 isoform X2: MGSEFYEDDQVPLALIDGLTFYVSTQADTEKMSVISIDAANGVTDPRLGVPNPSSQCSTCGASDLKSCEGHFGHIKFPFTILHPYFLSEVVQILNKICPRCKSTRQSRQVKGPNSITGYHQPTGCSYCIGSSSTMKFKVSSKDLFSRSTITVEVNDKLLEKFKSTDDFWDFIPKDAQQEESCMKPNKRVLSHAQVHYLLNAIDPDFIKKYVARTDSLFLNCFPVTPNSHRVTEFINSFSNGQRLIFDERTRAYKKLVDFRGAANDLGSRVLDCLKISKLSIGPNPSKDLVIGQQKSIRDSPSKTCGLRWIKDVILGKRSDHCFRMVVVGDPNIKLNEIGIPCHIAERMHVSERLNRWNLDKSDGCWNLRLIEKGEIYVRRNNKLVRVRPTDELHIGDTIYRPLSDGDILLINRPPSIHQHSLIALSVKVLPITSVVSINPICCSPFRGDFDGDCLHGYVPQSVDTRVELRELVALDRQLTNRQSGRNLLSFSQDSLTAAHLIMEDSVLLNLFEMQQLEMFCLHQRMLPAIIKAPSLDGPVWTGKQLFSMLLPSGFDYVDASNGVCIRNGELVSFSEGSSWLRDIDGNLFQSLIKYCLGHVIDILHAAQEVLCEWLSMRGLSVSLADLYLTADSHSREKMMDEIFFGLQEAEQTCAFKRLVNYFQEFLIENNTEDNQRNVSIQMEYLLYKKQTSAELSQVSIDAFKQVFRDIQSLAYKYGGKDNSLMVMFKAGSKGNLLKLVQNCMCLGLQHSLIPLSFGLPHQLSCIAWNNHKACGLTQKVDASPKYCKSYIPCAVVESSFLSGLNPLECFVHSVTCRDSSFSDNAELPGTLHRRLMYFLRDLYAAYDGTVRNAYGNQLVQFAYSSDVPVCSVLGSEPVGSLSACAISEAAYSALDQPISVLETSPLLNLKRVLECGSKKSSADQTMSLYLSEELGRQRHGFEYGALEVKDHLEGLIFSEVVSTVMIMFSPQTGSKTCLSPWVCHFHICKDILRRRRLNVHSIIDSLHLRCKSAQTESKTNFSKLQIMNRNCSEADTHEKDKDPCCIVVSIPENSKNSSIELDMVQNVVIPSLLGTVIKGFREIKKVDILWKDRPKISKAIHGSSGELYLRVSMSGSTSRTRAWSMLLNDSLPIMDMIDWSRSHPDNIKEFCVSYGIDAGWKYFLNNLESAISDIGKTILPEHLLLVADSLSVTGQFVGLNAKGIAQQKEHASSSSPFMRACFSTPGAHFIKAAKAGVTDRLQGSLDALAWGKVPAMGTGGRFDIIYSGKGHEIAKPADVYDLLGSQISSDKQNEIKMSTDQNHTSNKYDTQFLYGFGGSVSKGFTKLGIAKSFIRKFFTPKDVQNLSHKLKHILHKYPIDHKLDDADKSTLMMTLYFHPRRDVKVGAGIQDIKVVNHPDHENSRCFMLLRTDGTSEDFSYHKCVHGALEIVAPVRAKSYWSKLSQQGFEEAGCH
- the LOC107434888 gene encoding DNA-directed RNA polymerase IV subunit 1 isoform X4 — encoded protein: MKFKVSSKDLFSRSTITVEVNDKLLEKFKSTDDFWDFIPKDAQQEESCMKPNKRVLSHAQVHYLLNAIDPDFIKKYVARTDSLFLNCFPVTPNSHRVTEFINSFSNGQRLIFDERTRAYKKLVDFRGAANDLGSRVLDCLKISKLSIGPNPSKDLVIGQQKSIRDSPSKTCGLRWIKDVILGKRSDHCFRMVVVGDPNIKLNEIGIPCHIAERMHVSERLNRWNLDKSDGCWNLRLIEKGEIYVRRNNKLVRVRPTDELHIGDTIYRPLSDGDILLINRPPSIHQHSLIALSVKVLPITSVVSINPICCSPFRGDFDGDCLHGYVPQSVDTRVELRELVALDRQLTNRQSGRNLLSFSQDSLTAAHLIMEDSVLLNLFEMQQLEMFCLHQRMLPAIIKAPSLDGPVWTGKQLFSMLLPSGFDYVDASNGVCIRNGELVSFSEGSSWLRDIDGNLFQSLIKYCLGHVIDILHAAQEVLCEWLSMRGLSVSLADLYLTADSHSREKMMDEIFFGLQEAEQTCAFKRLVNYFQEFLIENNTEDNQRNVSIQMEYLLYKKQTSAELSQVSIDAFKQVFRDIQSLAYKYGGKDNSLMVMFKAGSKGNLLKLVQNCMCLGLQHSLIPLSFGLPHQLSCIAWNNHKACGLTQKVDASPKYCKSYIPCAVVESSFLSGLNPLECFVHSVTCRDSSFSDNAELPGTLHRRLMYFLRDLYAAYDGTVRNAYGNQLVQFAYSSDVPVCSVLGSEPVGSLSACAISEAAYSALDQPISVLETSPLLNLKRVLECGSKKSSADQTMSLYLSEELGRQRHGFEYGALEVKDHLEGLIFSEVVSTVMIMFSPQTGSKTCLSPWVCHFHICKDILRRRRLNVHSIIDSLHLRCKSAQTESKTNFSKLQIMNRNCSEADTHEKDKDPCCIVVSIPENSKNSSIELDMVQNVVIPSLLGTVIKGFREIKKVDILWKDRPKISKAIHGSSGELYLRVSMSGSTSRTRAWSMLLNDSLPIMDMIDWSRSHPDNIKEFCVSYGIDAGWKYFLNNLESAISDIGKTILPEHLLLVADSLSVTGQFVGLNAKGIAQQKEHASSSSPFMRACFSTPGAHFIKAAKAGVTDRLQGSLDALAWGKVPAMGTGGRFDIIYSGKGHEIAKPADVYDLLGSQISSDKQNEIKMSTDQNHTSNKYDTQFLYGFGGSVSKGFTKLGIAKSFIRKFFTPKDVQNLSHKLKHILHKYPIDHKLDDADKSTLMMTLYFHPRRDVKVGAGIQDIKVVNHPDHENSRCFMLLRTDGTSEDFSYHKCVHGALEIVAPVRAKSYWSKLSQQGFEEAGCH
- the LOC107434888 gene encoding DNA-directed RNA polymerase IV subunit 1 isoform X1; the encoded protein is MGSEFYEDDQVPLALIDGLTFYVSTQADTEKMSVISIDAANGVTDPRLGVPNPSSQCSTCGASDLKSCEGHFGHIKFPFTILHPYFLSEVVQILNKICPRCKSTRQSRQVKQGPNSITGYHQPTGCSYCIGSSSTMKFKVSSKDLFSRSTITVEVNDKLLEKFKSTDDFWDFIPKDAQQEESCMKPNKRVLSHAQVHYLLNAIDPDFIKKYVARTDSLFLNCFPVTPNSHRVTEFINSFSNGQRLIFDERTRAYKKLVDFRGAANDLGSRVLDCLKISKLSIGPNPSKDLVIGQQKSIRDSPSKTCGLRWIKDVILGKRSDHCFRMVVVGDPNIKLNEIGIPCHIAERMHVSERLNRWNLDKSDGCWNLRLIEKGEIYVRRNNKLVRVRPTDELHIGDTIYRPLSDGDILLINRPPSIHQHSLIALSVKVLPITSVVSINPICCSPFRGDFDGDCLHGYVPQSVDTRVELRELVALDRQLTNRQSGRNLLSFSQDSLTAAHLIMEDSVLLNLFEMQQLEMFCLHQRMLPAIIKAPSLDGPVWTGKQLFSMLLPSGFDYVDASNGVCIRNGELVSFSEGSSWLRDIDGNLFQSLIKYCLGHVIDILHAAQEVLCEWLSMRGLSVSLADLYLTADSHSREKMMDEIFFGLQEAEQTCAFKRLVNYFQEFLIENNTEDNQRNVSIQMEYLLYKKQTSAELSQVSIDAFKQVFRDIQSLAYKYGGKDNSLMVMFKAGSKGNLLKLVQNCMCLGLQHSLIPLSFGLPHQLSCIAWNNHKACGLTQKVDASPKYCKSYIPCAVVESSFLSGLNPLECFVHSVTCRDSSFSDNAELPGTLHRRLMYFLRDLYAAYDGTVRNAYGNQLVQFAYSSDVPVCSVLGSEPVGSLSACAISEAAYSALDQPISVLETSPLLNLKRVLECGSKKSSADQTMSLYLSEELGRQRHGFEYGALEVKDHLEGLIFSEVVSTVMIMFSPQTGSKTCLSPWVCHFHICKDILRRRRLNVHSIIDSLHLRCKSAQTESKTNFSKLQIMNRNCSEADTHEKDKDPCCIVVSIPENSKNSSIELDMVQNVVIPSLLGTVIKGFREIKKVDILWKDRPKISKAIHGSSGELYLRVSMSGSTSRTRAWSMLLNDSLPIMDMIDWSRSHPDNIKEFCVSYGIDAGWKYFLNNLESAISDIGKTILPEHLLLVADSLSVTGQFVGLNAKGIAQQKEHASSSSPFMRACFSTPGAHFIKAAKAGVTDRLQGSLDALAWGKVPAMGTGGRFDIIYSGKGHEIAKPADVYDLLGSQISSDKQNEIKMSTDQNHTSNKYDTQFLYGFGGSVSKGFTKLGIAKSFIRKFFTPKDVQNLSHKLKHILHKYPIDHKLDDADKSTLMMTLYFHPRRDVKVGAGIQDIKVVNHPDHENSRCFMLLRTDGTSEDFSYHKCVHGALEIVAPVRAKSYWSKLSQQGFEEAGCH